The Hyperolius riggenbachi isolate aHypRig1 chromosome 3, aHypRig1.pri, whole genome shotgun sequence genome window below encodes:
- the LOC137560776 gene encoding protocadherin gamma-C5-like → MDFRKHLNTWLWQVLCVFSLGWWGCFSGQLHYTLTEESEPGTFIGHVANDLGFNAEQISERRLKLGSEESRRYFVIGFENGELLLNEKIDRESLCGFTSSCLLPVELITEKPLELFHFTVEVLDINDNSPHFLNNDRLIKIAELATPGLRFPLENAVDQDVGSNAVSSYEMSPSHYFSLNVKHLKDGKLLPELVLENALDREEISEHHLILTAVDGGQPSRSGTTKITVLVLDNNDNPPTFDQPVYKTSLPENIMPGTLLIKLNATDVDEGPNGDIEYSFEDHTLKSVGRLFKLDPHTGEIFAEGNIDFEENSFYEMYVRAKDKGVPIMEGHCLIQVEIQDSNDNAPEVVVSSLETSIPENTPLGTVVGLFNIIDRDSGKNGKVTLKIPAGLPFTFRSFENHYSLITDGILDRETMPQYVIHLVAADLGSPPMYTERTIVLNISDVNDNPPIFSHHSFTAYIHENNAPGILLCTLFATDADEEENSQLKFSLSETFVAGSPISSYIYINENTGNVYAQRSFNYEFLQLLEATVFVEDGGSPKLKSNATLYIFILDQNDNHPKILYPALNREPTEHQRIPRPVSSGYLVTKVTAVDADSGYNAWLSYSILEASDPSMFRVVPHTGEIRMIRTLRESDDSTYTIVVLVKDNGQPALSSTATIFVSFEEIVQDETPKSQDYQTSHREPSDITLYLIISLAAVGSVSIITFTVLIVKCLRAKTRSICRCTGEPEVNDFQCHYQPTLQLNSDGTLKYMEVKTLTRPTNQCYSTCLSPALERTDFTFLRPLDFPQLKDILNDEDSLSMNSEFGEIIQVRKLVQRTYC, encoded by the coding sequence ATGGACTTCAGGAAGCATTTGAATACTTGGCTTTGGCAAGTACTATGTGTTTTTTCTCTTGGTTGGTGGGGATGTTTCTCTGGACAGCTTCATTATACATTAACAGAGGAATCTGAGCCCGGAACGTTCATAGGACATGTAGCTAATGACCTGGGCTTCAATGCTGAACAGATCTCTGAGCGAAGGCTGAAACTGGGATCTGAAGAAAGCAGGAGGTATTTTGTGATAGGATTTGAAAACGGAGAGCTGCtactgaatgaaaagatagatagAGAAAGTCTGTGTGGCTTTACTTCAAGCTGTTTGCTGCCTGTAGAACTGATAACAGAAAAACCATTAGAGTTGTTCCATTTTACTGTTGAGGTCTTGGACATAAATGATAATTCTCCTCATTTTCTGAATAATGATAGGCTTATAAAAATAGCAGAGCTGGCTACCCCAGGATTAAGGTTCCCTTTGGAAAACGCTGTTGACCAAGATGTAGGCTCTAATGCTGTAAGCTCTTATGAGATGAGCCCAAGCCATTATTTTTCACTGAATGTGAAACACTTAAAAGATGGTAAGCTTCTGCCAGAGTTAGTTTTAGAAAATGCTTTAGATAGAGAAGAAATATCTGAACATCATCTCATACTGACAGCTGTGGATGGTGGACAACCATCTAGGTCAGGAACGACAAAAATCACTGTGCTTGTTTTAGATAATAATGACAATCCACCTACTTTTGATCAGCCTGTTTACAAGACGAGTTTACCTGAAAACATTATGCCAGGGACCTTATTAATAAAGCTCAATGCTACGGATGTAGATGAAGGTCCAAATGGGGATATTGAATACTCTTTTGAAGACCATACACTCAAGTCTGTGGGAAGGTTGTTCAAATTAGACCCCCATACTGGGGAAATTTTTGCAGAAGGAAATATTGATTTTGAAGAGAATAGTTTCTATGAAATGTATGTAAGAGCCAAAGATAAAGGTGTCCCAATAATGGAAGGACATTGTCTTATACAAGTGGAAATTCAAGATTCCAACGACAATGCTCCAGAAGTTGTTGTTTCTTCCCTTGAAACATCTATTCCGGAGAATACACCACTTGGCACTGTGGTTGGACTGTTTAATATAATTGATCGAGATTCTGGCAAAAATGGTAAAGTCACGTTAAAAATACCGGCAGGGCTTCCCTTCACTTTCAGATCCTTTGAAAATCACTATTCTTTGATCACAGATGGTATTTTAGATCGGGAAACAATGCCGCAGTACGTTATTCACTTGGTTGCTGCAGATTTGGGGTCACCACCAATGTACACTGAAAGAACAATTGTTCTCAATATTTCAGATGTCAATGACAATCCTCCAATTTTTTCGCACCATTCCTTCACTGCCTACATCCATGAAAATAATGCACCAGGAATCTTGCTTTGCACTTTATTTGCTACTGATGCAGATGAAGAGGAAAATTCACAACTCAAGTTCTCGTTATCAGAAACATTTGTTGCTGGATCACCAATATCCTCTTACATCTATATAAATGAAAACACTGGCAATGTTTATGCTCAGAGGTCTTTTAATTACGAATTTCTCCAACTTTTAGAAGCCACAGTTTTTGTTGAAGATGGTGGTTCTCCAAAACTAAAATCAAATGCCACACTTTACATATTTATTTTAGACCAAAATGATAATCATCCAAAAATCCTTTACCCTGCCCTGAATAGAGAACCCACTGAGCATCAAAGAATACCTCGCCCTGTATCTTCAGGTTACTTGGTCACCAAAGTGACAGCAGTAGATGCAGATTCAGGTTATAATGCATGGTTATCTTACAGTATCTTAGAAGCTTCTGACCCTTCCATGTTTAGAGTTGTACCACACACTGGTGAAATAAGAATGATACGAACTTTACGTGAATCTGATGATAGCACTTACACCATTGTGGTCCTAGTTAAGGACAATGGACAGCCAGCTTTATCAAGCACTGCTACTATCTTTGTTTCATTTGAGGAGATTGTCCAGGATGAAACTCCAAAATCCCAGGATTACCAAACCTCTCACCGTGAACCATCTGACATAACTTTATATCTGATAATATCTCTAGCAGCTGTTGGTAGTGTATCAATAATTACATTCACTGTTTTAATAGTCAAGTGTTTAAGGGCAAAAACTAGAAGTATCTGCAGGTGTACTGGTGAACCTGAGGTAAATGACTTCCAGTGTCACTACCAACCAACACTTCAACTCAATTCAGATGGAACCTTGAAGTATATGGAGGTTAAGACTTTGACCAGACCTACAAATCAGTGTTATAGTACTTGCCTTTCACCAGCACTGGAGCGAACTGACTTTAcatttttgaggcctttggattttcCACAGCTAAAGGATATTTTGAATGATGAGGATTCATTATCCATGAACAGCGAGTTTGGTGAGATTATCCAGGTGAGAAAACTTGTTCAAAGAACCTATTGCTag